One genomic window of Saccharomyces cerevisiae S288C chromosome XII, complete sequence includes the following:
- the GSY2 gene encoding glycogen (starch) synthase GSY2 (Glycogen synthase; expression induced by glucose limitation, nitrogen starvation, heat shock, and stationary phase; activity regulated by cAMP-dependent, Snf1p and Pho85p kinases as well as by the Gac1p-Glc7p phosphatase; GSY2 has a paralog, GSY1, that arose from the whole genome duplication; relocalizes from cytoplasm to plasma membrane upon DNA replication stress): MSRDLQNHLLFETATEVANRVGGIYSVLKSKAPITVAQYKDHYHLIGPLNKATYQNEVDILDWKKPEAFSDEMRPVQHALQTMESRGVHFVYGRWLIEGAPKVILFDLDSVRGYSNEWKGDLWSLVGIPSPENDFETNDAILLGYTVAWFLGEVAHLDSQHAIVAHFHEWLAGVALPLCRKRRIDVVTIFTTHATLLGRYLCASGSFDFYNCLESVDVDHEAGRFGIYHRYCIERAAAHSADVFTTVSQITAFEAEHLLKRKPDGILPNGLNVIKFQAFHEFQNLHALKKEKINDFVRGHFHGCFDFDLDNTLYFFIAGRYEYKNKGADMFIEALARLNYRLKVSGSKKTVVAFIVMPAKNNSFTVEALKGQAEVRALENTVHEVTTSIGKRIFDHAIRYPHNGLTTELPTDLGELLKSSDKVMLKRRILALRRPEGQLPPIVTHNMVDDANDLILNKIRQVQLFNSPSDRVKMIFHPEFLNANNPILGLDYDEFVRGCHLGVFPSYYEPWGYTPAECTVMGVPSITTNVSGFGAYMEDLIETNQAKDYGIYIVDRRFKAPDESVEQLVDYMEEFVKKTRRQRINQRNRTERLSDLLDWKRMGLEYVKARQLALRRGYPDQFRELVGEELNDSNMDALAGGKKLKVARPLSVPGSPRDLRSNSTVYMTPGDLGTLQEVNNADDYFSLGVNPAADDDDDGPYADDS, encoded by the coding sequence atgtCCCGTGACCTACAAAACCATTTGTTATTCGAGACTGCGACTGAGGTTGCTAATAGGGTTGGTGGTATTTACTCCGTGCTAAAATCGAAGGCTCCCATTACGGTTGCCCAGTATAAAGACCATTACCACTTGATAGGGCCCTTAAATAAAGCCACTTATCAAAATGAAGTTGATATACTAGATTGGAAGAAGCCTGAAGCCTTTTCCGATGAAATGAGGCCAGTGCAGCATGCCCTGCaaacaatggaatctaGAGGAGTTCATTTTGTTTATGGGAGGTGGCTGATTGAAGGTGCTCCAAAAGTAATACTTTTTGACTTGGATTCTGTGAGAGGTTATTCGAATGAATGGAAGGGTGATTTATGGTCATTAGTAGGAATTCCCTCTCCTGAGAATGATTTCGAGACGAATGATGCTATCCTATTGGGGTATACAGTCGCTTGGTTTCTAGGCGAAGTGGCTCATCTCGATTCACAACACGCAATTGTTGCGCACTTTCACGAATGGTTGGCCGGTGTTGCGTTACCATTATGCCGTAAAAGGCGTATCGATGTAGTTACCATTTTCACCACTCATGCTACTTTATTGGGACGGTATTTATGCGCCTCCGGCAGTTTCGATTTTTACAATTGTTTAGAATCTGTTGATGTTGATCACGAAGCTGGCAGATTTGGCATATACCATCGTTATTGTATAGAGAGAGCGGCGGCTCATTCTGCAGACGTGTTCACTACGGTGTCACAAATAACTGCTTTTGAAGCGGaacatcttttgaaaagaaaaccagATGGGATTTTGCCTAATGGACTGAACGTCATCAAATTTCAAGCATTTCATGAGTTCCAAAATTTGCatgctttgaaaaaagaaaaaatcaatgacTTTGTAAGAGGCCATTTTCATGGTTGCTTCGATTTCGATCTAGACAACACCTTGTACTTTTTTATTGCTGGTAGATATGAGTATAAAAATAAGGGTGCTGACATGTTTATTGAGGCTCTAGCGCGTTTGAACTACAGATTAAAAGTATCCGGATCCAAAAAAACTGTGGTAGCGTTTATTGTCATGCCCGCCAAAAATAATTCCTTCACTGTTGAAGCATTGAAGGGCCAGGCTGAGGTGAGGGCGTTAGAAAATACTGTACATGAAGTGACTACTTCAATTGGTAAAAGAATATTCGATCATGCTATCAGGTACCCCCACAATGGACTGACGACGGAATTACCAACCGATTTGGGTGAATTACTAAAGAGTTCGGATAAAGTTATGTTAAAGAGACGTATTTTGGCTTTGAGAAGGCCGGAGGGACAGTTACCCCCAATAGTTACACACAATATGGTCGATGACGCTAATGACCTGAttttaaataaaatcaGACAAGTTCAATTGTTCAATAGCCCAAGTGATCGTGTTAAAATGATCTTCCAtccagaatttttgaacgCTAATAATCCGATCCTTGGTTTAGATTATGATGAGTTCGTTCGTGGTTGCCATTTGGGTGTTTTCCCTTCATACTACGAGCCTTGGGGTTACACACCTGCAGAATGTACAGTAATGGGTGTTCCCTCCATCACGACAAATGTCTCTGGTTTCGGTGCCTATATGGAAGACTTGATCGAAACCAACCAAGCGAAAGATTACGGTATTTATATTGTGGATCGTCGTTTCAAGGCACCTGATGAATCTGTGGAACAATTAGTTGACTACATGGAAGAATTTGtaaaaaagacaagaagGCAAAGAAttaatcaaagaaatagaaCTGAAAGACTCTCCGACTTACTGGACTGGAAGAGAATGGGTCTCGAATACGTCAAGGCAAGGCAGTTAGCATTAAGAAGAGGCTATCCTGATCAGTTCAGAGAGCTCGTTGGTGAAGAACTAAATGATTCCAACATGGATGCTTTAGCAGGCggaaagaaattgaaagttGCAAGACCGCTTAGTGTACCTGGCTCACCAAGAGATTTGAGATCAAACAGCACAGTCTACATGACCCCTGGTGATTTGGGTACTCTGCAGGAGGTTAATAACGCGGAcgattatttttcattgggAGTGAATCCTGCAGCTGACGATGACGACGATGGCCCATATGCTGATGACAGTTAA
- the LCB5 gene encoding sphinganine kinase LCB5 (Minor sphingoid long-chain base kinase; possibly involved in synthesis of long-chain base phosphates, which function as signaling molecules; LCB5 has a paralog, LCB4, that arose from the whole genome duplication) codes for MTLKPSKRRKGRSRHSRKKQITSAILTEEGIMIKAKPSSPYTYANRMADKRSRSSIDNISRTSFQSNISRTSFQSNSDNNSIFETASLISCVTCLSDTDTIDRSETSTTDTSKDDLSANPKLHYPSVNGQLPANTVIPYGRILDARYIEKEPLHYYDANSSPSSPLSSSMSNISEKCDLDELESSQKKERKGNSLSRGSNSSSSLLTSRSPFTKLVEVIFARPRRHDVVPKRVSLYIDYKPHSSSHLKEEDDLVEEILKRSYKNTRRNKSIFVIINPFGGKGKAKKLFMTKAKPLLLASRCSIEVVYTKYPGHAIEIAREMDIDKYDTIACASGDGIPHEVINGLYQRPDHVKAFNNIAITEIPCGSGNAMSVSCHWTNNPSYSTLCLIKSIETRIDLMCCSQPSYAREHPKLSFLSQTYGLIAETDINTEFIRWMGPARFELGVAFNIIQKKKYPCEIYVKYAAKSKNELKNHYLEHKNKGSLEFQHITMNKDNEDCDNYNYENEYETENEDEDEDADADDEDSHLISRDLADSSADQIKEEDFKIKYPLDEGIPSDWERLDPNISNNLGIFYTGKMPYVAADTKFFPAALPSDGTMDMVITDARTSLTRMAPILLGLDKGSHVLQPEVLHSKILAYKIIPKLGNGLFSVDGEKFPLEPLQVEIMPRLCKTLLRNGRYVDTDFDSM; via the coding sequence ATGACTTTGAAACCTTCAAAGAGACGTAAGGGCAGGTCTCGCCATTCCAGGAAGAAGCAAATAACGTCAGCGATACTGACTGAGGAAGGAATAATGATCAAGGCAAAACCATCAAGTCCTTACACATACGCAAATAGAATGGCAGATAAACGAAGTCGCAGCAGCATTGACAACATCAGTAGAACTAGCTTTCAAAGCAACATCAGTAGAACTAGCTTTCAAAGCAACAGTGATAACAACAGTATATTTGAAACGGCTTCACTAATTAGCTGTGTTACCTGTTTAAGCGATACTGATACAATAGACAGATCGGAAACATCGACAACGGATACAAGTAAAGATGATCTTTCTGCTAATCCAAAACTTCATTATCCTTCGGTGAATGGTCAATTGCCAGCAAACACCGTTATCCCCTATGGACGAATTCTGGATGCCAGATACATTGAAAAGGAACCTCTGCATTATTATGATGCCAATTCATCACCCAGTTCACCTTTAAGCAGCTCAATGAGTAACATTAGTGAAAAGTGTGATCTTGATGAATTAGAGTCttcccaaaaaaaagaaaggaaggGCAACTCGCTATCGCGAGGAAGTAACAGTAGTAGTAGCCTCCTGACTTCCAGATCTCCTTTTACGAAACTAGTAGAGGTTATATTTGCTAGGCCAAGACGGCATGACGTTGTACCCAAAAGGGTTTCATTGTATATTGACTATAAACCCCATTCATCTTCTCacttaaaagaagaagatgactTGGTTGAGGAGATTTTAAAGAGAAGCTACAAAAACACTAGAAGGAACAAATCCATATTTGTGATCATTAATCCGTTTGGTGGTAAAGGTAAGGCGAAAAAACTGTTTATGACAAAGGCAAAGCCGTTACTATTAGCAAGTCGGTGTTCCATAGAAGTGGTTTATACAAAATACCCTGGTCATGCTATAGAGATCGCGCGGGAAATGGATATTGACAAATATGACACTATTGCTTGCGCTTCGGGAGATGGCATTCCTCATGAGGTGATCAATGGGTTATACCAAAGGCCTGATCATGTCAAAGCATTCAACAATATCGCCATTACAGAAATTCCATGCGGATCAGGTAACGCAATGAGCGTATCCTGCCACTGGACAAACAATCCTTCGTACTCAACTTTATGCTTAATTAAATCGATAGAGACTAGAATTGATTTGATGTGTTGTTCGCAGCCTTCTTATGCAAGAGAGCACCCAAAGTTATCATTTTTAAGTCAAACATATGGTCTCATTGCAGAAACTGACATAAACACTGAATTTATTAGATGGATGGGACCTGCAAGGTTTGAATTGGGTGTAGCCTTCAATAtcatacaaaaaaaaaaatatcctTGTGAGATATATGTAAAGTATGCTGCCAAATCAAAAAACGAGttaaaaaatcattacCTGGAacacaaaaataaagggTCGTTAGAATTCCAGCATATTACTATGAACAAAGATAACGAGGATTGTGATAATTACAATTACGAAAATGAATACGAAACCGAaaacgaagatgaagatgaagatgcGGATGCGGATGACGAAGACTCCCACTTGATATCTCGTGATCTGGCAGATTCTAGTGCTGATCAAATTAAAGAggaagatttcaaaataaaatatccATTAGATGAAGGTATCCCTAGTGACTGGGAAAGATTGGATCCTAATATTTCGAACAACCTAGGTATCTTCTATACGGGTAAAATGCCATATGTGGCTGCTGACACTAAATTCTTTCCGGCAGCGCTTCCTTCAGATGGTACAATGGATATGGTTATCACCGATGCAAGAACCTCGTTGACGAGGATGGCACCAATCCTGCTGGGACTAGATAAGGGTTCCCATGTTTTACAACCGGAAGTCTTACACTCTAAAATTTTGGCATACAAGATAATACCAAAGCTAGGGAACGGCTTGTTCTCTGTCGATGGCGAGAAATTTCCTCTAGAGCCCCTTCAAGTCGAAATTATGCCACGCTTATGCAAGACGTTACTGAGAAATGGCCGTTATGTGGACACAGATTTCGATTCTATGTGA
- a CDS encoding gag protein (Retrotransposon TYA Gag gene co-transcribed with TYB Pol; translated as TYA or TYA-TYB polyprotein; Gag is a nucleocapsid protein that is the structural constituent of virus-like particles (VLPs); similar to retroviral Gag) yields MESQQLSQHPHISHGSACASVTSKEVHTNQDPLDVSASKTEECEKASTKANSQQTTTPASSAVPENPHHASPQPASVPPPQNGPYPQQCMMTQNQANPSGWSFYGHPSMIPYTPYQMSPMYFPPGPQSQFPQYPSSVGTPLSTPSPESGNTFTDSSSADSDMTSTKKYVRPPPMLTSPNDFPNWVKTYIKFLQNSNLGGIIPTVNGKPVRQITDDELTFLYNTFQIFAPSQFLPTWVKDILSVDYTDIMKILSKSIEKMQSDTQEANDIVTLANLQYNGSTPADAFETKVTNIIDRLNNNGIHINNKVACQLIMRGLSGEYKFLRYTRHRHLNMTVAELFLDIHAIYEEQQGSRNSKPNYRRNLSDEKNDSRSYTNTTKPKVIARNPQKTNNSKSKTARAHNVSTSNNSPSTDNDSISKSTTEPIQLNNKHDLHLRPGTY; encoded by the coding sequence atggaatcccaacaattatctcaacacCCACACATTTCTCATGGTAGCGCCTGtgcttcggttacttctaaggaagtccacacaaatcaagatccgttagacgtttcagcttccaaaacagaagaatgTGAGAAGGCTTCCACTAAGGCTAACTCTCAACAGACAACAACACCTGCttcatcagctgttccagagaacccCCATCATGCCTCTCCTCAACCTgcttcagtaccacctCCACAGAATGGGCCGTACCCACAGCAGTGCATGATGACCCAAAACCAAGCCAATCCATCTGGTTGGTCATTTTACGGACACCCATCTATGATTCCGTATAcaccttatcaaatgtcgcctatgtactttccacctgggccacaatcacagtttccgcagtatccatcatcagttggaacGCCTCTGAGCACTCCATCACCTGAGTCAggtaatacatttactgattcatcctcagcggactctgatatgacatccactaaaaaatatgtcagaccaccaccaatgttaacctcacctaatgactttccaaattgggttaaaacatacatcaaatttttacaaaactcgaatctcggtggtattattccgACAGTAAACGGAAAACCCGTACGTCAGatcactgatgatgaactcaccttcttgtataacacttttcaaatatttgctcccTCTCAATTCCTACCTACCTGGGTCAAAGACATCCTATCCGTTGATTATAcggatatcatgaaaattctttccaaaagtattgaaaaaatgcaatctgATACCCAAGAGGCAAACGACATTGTGACCctggcaaatttgcaatataatggcagtacacctgcagatgcatttgaaacaaaagtcacaaacattatcgacagactgaacaataatggcattcatatcaataacaaggtcgcatgccaattaattatgagaggtctatctggcgaatataaatttttacgctaCACACGTCATCGAcatctaaatatgacagtcgctgaactgttcttagatatccatgctatttatgaagaacaacagggatcgagaaacagcaaacctaattacaggagaaatctgagtgatgagaagaatgattctcgcagctatacgaatacaaccaaacccaaagttatagctcggaatcctcaaaaaacaaataattcgaaatcgaaaacagcCAGGGCTCACAATGTATCCACATCTAATAACTCTCCCAGCACGGACAACGATTCcatcagtaaatcaactactgaaccgattcaattgaacaataagcaCGACCTTCACCTTAGGCCAGGAACTTACTGA
- a CDS encoding uncharacterized protein (hypothetical protein; protein abundance increases in response to DNA replication stress): MVDARGSTPCLIGDSIRNVNDGNSLDFQYTNQFNEESEASRLLTPQTSSNHALSKMQKDDDIRDRSYTSVAELNREGALLTDEVDLENVDASKVRSNRDDLEAEEKRKKLLLLKKKQRNKSINSESFSSPSLRASKSNSLITSTDPVEDHISKYSSSGTPENITGEADDEDEDIIRNSYGQMIKNNSNRPHLAKGESYQSAEQEIDHTAPEKSEKRQERSGRSFDRQKSSAEFLRSLSRSISRGPTKNKTVSPSKGEDSRMYSTSNYSISLVDLENGPKIIPETLEEEQEDAEKEGVLMEDEGNEEYTKDLEEAANKAQPQ; the protein is encoded by the coding sequence ATGGTTGACGCTAGGGGTAGTACGCCATGTTTAATTGGTGATTCTATAAGAAACGTTAATGATGGAAATAGTCTGGATTTCCAGTATACTAATCAGTTTAATGAGGAAAGTGAGGCTTCGAGGTTACTAACGCCACAAACGAGTTCCAATCACGCCCTAAGCAAGATGCAGAAGGATGATGATATTCGAGATAGATCTTATACATCTGTAGCGGAATTGAATCGTGAGGGTGCTTTGCTGACCGACGAAGTTGATTTGGAGAATGTTGATGCTTCGAAAGTTCGCAGCAATAGAGACGACCTAGAGGCAGAggagaaaaggaaaaaactactcttgttgaaaaaaaagcaaagaaaTAAATCCATCAACTCGGAAAGTTTTTCCTCTCCTTCTCTGCGTGCTTCCAAATCTAATTCACTGATTACATCAACTGATCCTGTCGAAGATCACATCAGTAAGTACTCTTCATCAGGCACCCCTGAAAATATTACAGGTGAGGCAGACgacgaagacgaagacATAATCAGAAACTCTTACGGGCAAATGATCAAAAACAATTCCAACAGGCCACATTTGGCGAAGGGTGAATCGTACCAGTCCGCAGAACAGGAAATAGATCATACGGCGCCTGAAAAATCAGAGAAAAGACAAGAAAGAAGCGGTAGATCCTTTGATAGACAAAAATCTTCGGCTGAGTTTCTAAGATCCTTATCGAGGTCAATAAGTCGTGGACCCACAAAGAACAAAACGGTTTCGCCCTCTAAGGGAGAAGACTCTAGAATGTATAGTACCAGCAACTACTCTATATCATTAGTTGATTTGGAGAACGGACCCAAAATTATCCCGGAAACtttagaagaagagcaGGAGGACGCCGAAAAGGAGGGTGTTTTGATGGAAGACGAGGGTAATGAAGAATACACCAAAGATTTGGAAGAAGCAGCTAACAAAGCTCAACCACAGTAG
- the HSP60 gene encoding chaperone ATPase HSP60 (Tetradecameric mitochondrial chaperonin; required for ATP-dependent folding of precursor polypeptides and complex assembly; prevents aggregation and mediates protein refolding after heat shock; role in mtDNA transmission; phosphorylated), translating into MLRSSVVRSRATLRPLLRRAYSSHKELKFGVEGRASLLKGVETLAEAVAATLGPKGRNVLIEQPFGPPKITKDGVTVAKSIVLKDKFENMGAKLLQEVASKTNEAAGDGTTSATVLGRAIFTESVKNVAAGCNPMDLRRGSQVAVEKVIEFLSANKKEITTSEEIAQVATISANGDSHVGKLLASAMEKVGKEGVITIREGRTLEDELEVTEGMRFDRGFISPYFITDPKSSKVEFEKPLLLLSEKKISSIQDILPALEISNQSRRPLLIIAEDVDGEALAACILNKLRGQVKVCAVKAPGFGDNRKNTIGDIAVLTGGTVFTEELDLKPEQCTIENLGSCDSITVTKEDTVILNGSGPKEAIQERIEQIKGSIDITTTNSYEKEKLQERLAKLSGGVAVIRVGGASEVEVGEKKDRYDDALNATRAAVEEGILPGGGTALVKASRVLDEVVVDNFDQKLGVDIIRKAITRPAKQIIENAGEEGSVIIGKLIDEYGDDFAKGYDASKSEYTDMLATGIIDPFKVVRSGLVDASGVASLLATTEVAIVDAPEPPAAAGAGGMPGGMPGMPGMM; encoded by the coding sequence atgttgAGATCATCCGTTGTTCGTAGTCGCGCTACTTTAAGGCCTTTATTGCGTCGTGCTTACTCCTCTCataaagaattgaaattcGGTGTAGAAGGAAGAGCCTCCCTTCTTAAGGGTGTCGAAACTTTAGCTGAAGCGGTTGCTGCTACTTTGGGTCCAAAGGGTAGAAACGTTTTAATCGAACAGCCTTTCGGTCCTCCAAAGATTACTAAGGATGGTGTTACAGTTGCCAAATCTATTGTGTTGAAGGACaagtttgaaaatatgGGTGCCAAGTTACTACAAGAAGTTGCCTCCAAAACCAATGAGGCTGCTGGTGACGGTACTACTTCTGCTACTGTCTTAGGTAGAGCCATCTTCACAGAATCCGTCAAAAATGTCGCCGCTGGTTGTAACCCTATGGATTTGAGAAGGGGTTCTCAAGTTGCAGTTGAAAAAGTGATTGAATTTTTGAGCGCcaacaagaaagaaattaccACATCTGAGGAAATTGCTCAAGTAGCAACCATTTCTGCCAATGGGGACTCTCATGTTGGTAAGTTACTAGCTTCAGCTATGGAAAAGGTTGGAAAAGAAGGTGTCATCACTATCAGAGAAGGTAGAACATTGGAAGATGAACTTGAGGTTACTGAAGGTATGAGGTTTGATCGTGGTTTTATTTCTCCATACTTCATCACTGATCCAAAGTCGAGCAAGGtggaatttgaaaagcCATTGCTATTGTTgagtgaaaagaaaatttcttccattCAAGATATCTTGCCAGCTTTGGAAATTTCCAATCAAAGCAGAAGACCTTTGTTGATCATTGCTGAAGATGTTGACGGTGAAGCTCTTGCGGCTTGTATTTTGAACAAGTTGAGGGGTCAAGTTAAGGTTTGTGCTGTGAAGGCGCCTGGTTTCGGTGATAATAGAAAGAATACAATTGGTGATATTGCAGTCTTGACGGGCGGTACTGTTTTTACTGAGGAGTTGGATTTGAAACCAGAACAATGTACCATAGAAAACTTGGGTTCTTGTGACTCTATTACCGTTACTAAGGAAGACACCGTTATCCTGAACGGTAGTGGTCCAAAGGAAGCTATTCAAGAGAGAATTGAACAAATCAAAGGCTCCATCGACATTACCACCACAAATTCATATGAGAAGGAGAAACTGCAAGAGCGTTTGGCCAAATTGTCCGGGGGTGTTGCTGTCATCAGGGTCGGTGGTGCATCTGAAGTTGAAGTTGGTGAAAAGAAGGACCGTTACGATGATGCTTTGAACGCTACCAGAGCTGCAGTTGAGGAAGGTATCTTGCCAGGTGGTGGTACTGCCTTAGTGAAGGCATCTAGAGTTTTGGATGAAGTTGTTGTCGACAATTTCGATCAAAAATTGGGTGTCGATATCATAAGAAAGGCCATTACAAGACCAGCCAAGCAGATCATTGAAAACGCTGGTGAAGAAGGTTCAGTTATCATCGGCAAATTGATTGATGAATATGGTGATGATTTTGCCAAGGGTTACGATGCCTCTAAGTCAGAATACACCGACATGTTAGCCACTGGTATCATCGATCCATTTAAAGTGGTTAGATCCGGTTTAGTTGATGCTTCTGGTGTTGCCTCACTATTAGCTACTACCGAAGTTGCTATTGTTGATGCCCCAGAACCACCAGCAGCTGCTGGCGCTGGTGGTATGCCAGGTGGTATGCCAGGAATGCCAGGTATGATGTAA
- the VPS63 gene encoding Vps63p (hypothetical protein; not conserved in closely related Saccharomyces species; 98% of ORF overlaps the verified gene YPT6; deletion causes a vacuolar protein sorting defect; decreased levels of protein in enolase deficient mutant), whose translation MKEVTKMLYCALLVTKVIYQMKGKSQPKRERKKQNYWVLKSLWKRPQRQAIMSKLYSKRLPNRCLNFKTASQLLWIAKMQIVQTKINRESLIFLQQRSRNKALVSVST comes from the coding sequence atgaaagaggTGACGAAAATGTTATATTGTGCATTGTTGGTAACAAAAGTGATTTATCAGATGAAAGGCAAATCTCAACCGAAGAGGGAgagaaaaaagcaaaacTATTGGGTGCTAAAATCTTTATGGAAACGTCCACAAAGGCAGGCTATAATGTCAAAGctttattcaaaaagattgcCAAATCGCTGCCTGAATTTCAAAACAGCGAGTCAACTCCTTTGGATAGCGAAAATGCAAATAGTGCAAACCAAAATAAACCGGGAGTCATTGATATTTCTACAGCAGAGGAGCAGGAACAAAGCGCTTGTCAGTGTTAGCACCTAA
- the YPT6 gene encoding Rab family GTPase YPT6 (Rab family GTPase; required for endosome-to-Golgi, intra-Golgi retrograde, and retrograde Golgi-to-ER transport; GTP-bound Ypt6p temporarily localizes to the Golgi, and dissociates from the membrane into its GDP-bound cytosolic form after Gyp6p GAP is recruited by Ypt32p, a late Golgi GTPase; required for anterograde trafficking of Atg9p to the PAS during starvation-induced autophagy under heat stress, and for the CVT pathway; activated by the Ric1-Rgp1 GEF complex; homolog of mammalian Rab6) — protein MSRSGKSLTKYKIVFLGEQGVGKTSLITRFMYDTFDDHYQATIGIDFLSKTMYLDDKTIRLQLWDTAGQERFRSLIPSYIRDSRVAIIVYDITKRKSFEYIDKWIEDVKNERGDENVILCIVGNKSDLSDERQISTEEGEKKAKLLGAKIFMETSTKAGYNVKALFKKIAKSLPEFQNSESTPLDSENANSANQNKPGVIDISTAEEQEQSACQC, from the coding sequence ATGAGCAGATCCGGGAAATCATTGACAAAGTAcaaaattgtttttttgGGAGAACAGGGTGTTGGAAAAACATCGCTGATCACTAGATTTATGTATGATACGTTCGATGATCATTACCAAGCCACGATTGGTAtagattttctttccaagaCCATGTATTTGGATGATAAGACAATTAGATTACAGTTATGGGATACAGCAGGTCAGGAAAGATTTAGATCATTAATACCTTCATATATCAGAGATTCGAGAGTTGCTATTATCGTTTACGACATTACGAAGAGAAAATCatttgaatatattgataaatgGATAGAAGACgttaaaaatgaaagaggTGACGAAAATGTTATATTGTGCATTGTTGGTAACAAAAGTGATTTATCAGATGAAAGGCAAATCTCAACCGAAGAGGGAgagaaaaaagcaaaacTATTGGGTGCTAAAATCTTTATGGAAACGTCCACAAAGGCAGGCTATAATGTCAAAGctttattcaaaaagattgcCAAATCGCTGCCTGAATTTCAAAACAGCGAGTCAACTCCTTTGGATAGCGAAAATGCAAATAGTGCAAACCAAAATAAACCGGGAGTCATTGATATTTCTACAGCAGAGGAGCAGGAACAAAGCGCTTGTCAGTGTTAG
- the TMA7 gene encoding Tma7p (hypothetical protein that associates with ribosomes; null mutant exhibits translation defects, altered polyribosome profiles, and resistance to the translation inhibitor anisomcyin; protein abundance increases in response to DNA replication stress) — MSSRQGGKMKPLKQKKKQQQDLDPEDIAFKEKQKADAAAKKALMANMKSGKPLVGGGIKKSGKK; from the coding sequence ATGTCTAGTCGCCAAGGTGGTAAGATGAAGCCTCtaaagcaaaagaagaagcaacaACAGGACTTAGATCCTGAAGACATTGCCTTCAAAGAGAAGCAAAAGGCCGATGCTGCTGCTAAGAAAGCTTTGATGGCTAATATGAAAAGTGGTAAACCTTTAGTGGGTGGTGGTATCAAAAAATCTGGTAAGAAATAA